From the genome of Anaerolineae bacterium, one region includes:
- the pdxS gene encoding pyridoxal 5'-phosphate synthase lyase subunit PdxS — translation MERLTGTDAVKRGLAQMLKGGVIMDVVTPEQAKIAEDAGACAVMALERVPADIRAQGGVARMADPEHILKIMDAVTIPVMAKCRIGHFVEAQILEALGVDFIDESEVLTPADEEHHIDKRKFKVPFVCGCRNLGEALRRIAEGAAMIRTKGEAGTGNVVEAVRHMRAVWDEIRRLQNMPEEELMAAAKEMGAPYELVKEVARLGRLPVVNFAAGGIATPADAALMMQLGADGVFVGSGIFKSENPPKRARAIVEAVTHYNDPDILARISRNLGEPMPGILISAIPAEQRMAQRGW, via the coding sequence ATGGAGAGGCTTACAGGAACTGACGCAGTTAAAAGGGGTCTTGCTCAGATGCTCAAAGGTGGGGTGATAATGGACGTGGTAACTCCTGAGCAGGCGAAGATAGCAGAGGACGCAGGCGCCTGTGCAGTGATGGCTCTGGAGAGAGTTCCGGCCGATATACGGGCTCAAGGTGGAGTGGCCCGTATGGCTGACCCCGAGCATATTTTGAAGATAATGGATGCTGTGACAATACCCGTGATGGCTAAGTGCCGGATCGGACACTTTGTGGAAGCCCAGATTCTGGAAGCGCTGGGGGTTGATTTTATAGACGAAAGCGAAGTCCTTACCCCAGCTGATGAGGAGCATCACATAGATAAGCGCAAATTCAAGGTGCCTTTCGTTTGCGGTTGCCGGAACCTGGGCGAAGCGCTGCGCCGCATAGCTGAAGGGGCAGCTATGATCCGAACTAAAGGGGAAGCCGGAACCGGAAATGTGGTAGAAGCAGTGCGCCATATGAGAGCCGTCTGGGATGAAATCCGCCGCCTCCAGAACATGCCCGAAGAGGAACTTATGGCAGCAGCTAAGGAGATGGGAGCCCCTTATGAGCTAGTGAAGGAAGTGGCTCGTTTGGGCCGGCTTCCCGTAGTTAATTTTGCTGCTGGCGGTATAGCCACCCCAGCCGATGCCGCTTTAATGATGCAGCTTGGAGCCGACGGGGTGTTCGTAGGAAGCGGGATTTTCAAGTCCGAAAATCCGCCCAAAAGGGCAAGAGCTATAGTGGAAGCAGTTACCCACTACAATGACCCTGATATTCTGGCCAGAATCTCCAGAAACCTTGGAGAGCCAATGCCTGGCATTCTCATAAGCGCTATTCCAGCTGAACAGAGAATGGCCCAGCGGGGGTGGTAG
- the pdxT gene encoding pyridoxal 5'-phosphate synthase glutaminase subunit PdxT, translating to MPKRSYRFKIGVLALQGDFREHIEMLRTLGVETVEVRLPHHLNGLDGIIIPGGESTSIGRIGERYGLLEPLREWALQGKAMWGTCAGMILMARDVGMDQPTLGVMDISVIRNAFGRQKDSFEVDLEIPALDEVSSRKEKGKPFHAIFIRAPLIHSVGPGVEVLATLDDGSIVAARQNNLLATAFHPELTEDTRFHRYFLEMVRRTK from the coding sequence ATGCCAAAAAGAAGCTACAGGTTTAAAATAGGGGTTCTTGCTCTGCAAGGAGATTTTCGGGAACACATTGAAATGCTCAGAACTTTGGGGGTAGAAACCGTTGAAGTTCGCCTCCCCCATCATTTGAACGGCCTCGATGGCATAATAATCCCGGGCGGAGAGAGCACTTCTATAGGCAGGATTGGGGAAAGGTATGGGCTGCTGGAACCTTTAAGGGAGTGGGCCCTCCAGGGTAAAGCTATGTGGGGAACTTGTGCAGGGATGATCTTAATGGCCAGGGATGTGGGTATGGATCAGCCCACCCTGGGGGTTATGGACATTTCTGTGATCAGGAATGCTTTTGGCCGGCAAAAGGATAGCTTTGAGGTGGACCTGGAAATACCAGCTCTGGATGAGGTAAGCTCCAGGAAGGAAAAAGGCAAACCTTTCCATGCCATTTTTATCCGGGCCCCTCTAATTCACTCGGTCGGACCAGGGGTTGAAGTTCTGGCAACCTTAGATGATGGCTCTATAGTGGCGGCAAGGCAGAACAATTTGCTGGCTACTGCTTTTCACCCTGAACTTACGGAGGATACACGCTTCCACCGCTACTTCCTGGAGATGGTGCGCAGAACTAAGTGA
- the thrC gene encoding threonine synthase — translation MAHSGILSRYGHLLNLPPHTRPVTLMEGGTPLIPVPRLARELAEGMDLWIKYEGLNPTGSFKDRGMTAAISEAAGRGARTAICASTGNTAASAAAYAARAGMKCIVLIPEGKVALGKLAGAIAYGATVVQIKGSFDDALHLVVEITRKHPIALVNSLNPYRIEGQKTAAFEICDDLGSAPDWLCLPVGNAGNITAYWAGFRQYNEYRGTGLPRLLGVQAAGAAPLVLGRPVDHPETVATAIRIGRPARGEEALRAAAESGGRIIAVTDEEILRMQRLLAQMEGIWVEPASAAGLAGLAAEIAAGRLRPKGQRIVAVCTGHGLKDPDIVAQSVVQPLVLPPRLDALEEIILGL, via the coding sequence ATGGCCCATAGTGGAATCCTTTCCCGATACGGGCATCTCCTCAATTTGCCCCCTCATACCCGGCCTGTGACGCTCATGGAGGGGGGGACTCCGCTTATCCCGGTGCCGAGGCTGGCCCGGGAACTGGCCGAGGGGATGGACCTATGGATCAAATACGAAGGCCTGAACCCGACAGGGTCCTTTAAGGATCGTGGGATGACTGCAGCTATTAGCGAAGCAGCGGGGAGGGGGGCCCGAACTGCTATCTGCGCCTCTACCGGCAACACGGCTGCTTCGGCTGCTGCCTACGCTGCACGGGCAGGGATGAAGTGCATCGTGCTCATTCCGGAGGGAAAGGTGGCGCTTGGGAAGCTGGCAGGGGCCATCGCTTACGGCGCCACTGTTGTCCAAATAAAGGGCTCCTTCGACGATGCCCTGCATTTGGTGGTGGAAATAACCCGGAAGCACCCTATCGCGCTGGTGAATTCCCTGAACCCATACCGTATTGAGGGTCAAAAAACGGCTGCCTTTGAAATCTGCGACGATCTGGGCTCAGCCCCTGACTGGCTTTGCCTGCCTGTGGGCAATGCGGGGAACATCACTGCCTATTGGGCTGGATTCCGGCAGTATAACGAATACCGGGGGACAGGCCTGCCTCGCCTATTAGGCGTGCAGGCTGCGGGCGCAGCGCCTTTGGTCCTGGGCCGCCCGGTGGACCATCCGGAGACAGTGGCGACGGCTATCCGCATTGGGCGTCCAGCCCGAGGAGAGGAAGCCCTACGGGCCGCAGCGGAATCTGGAGGTCGCATCATTGCCGTGACCGATGAGGAAATCCTGCGGATGCAACGCCTGCTGGCCCAGATGGAAGGTATCTGGGTGGAACCAGCCTCTGCAGCCGGATTGGCAGGGCTGGCTGCCGAAATCGCCGCCGGGCGGCTTCGGCCCAAAGGCCAGCGCATCGTCGCCGTTTGCACGGGTCACGGCCTGAAAGACCCCGATATCGTAGCCCAATCCGTCGTTCAACCCCTTGTCCTACCTCCTCGCCTGGATGCTCTGGAAGAGATAATCCTGGGCCTATGA
- a CDS encoding Mrp/NBP35 family ATP-binding protein yields the protein MEKKLLWEALEKVHDPELGRSIVDLKMVKGLEEREGKVKITLALTTLACPLREILVEEVKKALSQVEGVREVEVTLTQMSPEEREALVGSVVPEEGIARRFNNIGKVIAVMSGKGGVGKSLVAALLAIHLRRSNYRVGIMDADITGPSIPKILGVKEKPIPAPKGIIPPASSTGIKVMSIDLFLLKEEDAVIWRGPLIAKAIQQFWGDVFWGELDYMIVDLPPGTADASLTVMQSLPLNGIILVTSPQELVRIIVKKATQMARHLHIPIIGVVENMSYAICPDTGTRWEIFGPSKGEEIARELKVPLLAKIPIDPQIARLCDEGRLEEYHLDEFEALAARIQDLVPEVIPRFFVSIADFSEGD from the coding sequence GTGGAAAAAAAGTTGCTCTGGGAAGCTCTGGAGAAAGTCCATGATCCTGAACTGGGCCGAAGCATCGTGGATTTAAAGATGGTGAAGGGGCTTGAGGAAAGGGAAGGAAAGGTGAAAATCACCCTCGCCCTCACAACCCTCGCTTGCCCCCTGCGGGAGATACTGGTGGAGGAAGTGAAAAAAGCTTTGAGCCAGGTGGAAGGGGTAAGGGAGGTAGAAGTAACTCTAACCCAAATGAGCCCGGAGGAAAGAGAAGCCCTTGTGGGCTCAGTAGTGCCAGAGGAAGGAATAGCCAGGCGATTCAATAACATTGGGAAAGTGATAGCGGTGATGAGTGGAAAGGGAGGGGTTGGGAAATCTTTAGTGGCTGCCCTCCTGGCTATTCACCTGCGCCGTAGCAATTACCGCGTGGGCATAATGGATGCCGATATTACCGGCCCCAGCATCCCTAAGATCCTGGGAGTGAAGGAAAAACCCATCCCTGCCCCCAAAGGAATAATTCCACCGGCCAGCTCCACGGGAATAAAGGTCATGTCCATAGACCTGTTCCTCCTAAAAGAGGAAGACGCCGTGATCTGGCGCGGCCCTCTTATCGCCAAAGCTATCCAGCAATTCTGGGGCGATGTCTTCTGGGGAGAACTAGATTACATGATCGTGGACCTGCCGCCCGGCACTGCTGACGCTTCCCTAACTGTTATGCAATCTTTACCCCTCAATGGCATTATCTTGGTAACTTCTCCCCAGGAGCTGGTCCGGATCATCGTGAAGAAAGCCACGCAAATGGCCAGGCACCTCCACATCCCCATAATTGGGGTTGTGGAAAACATGAGCTACGCAATATGTCCTGATACCGGAACCCGGTGGGAAATTTTTGGCCCGAGCAAAGGAGAAGAGATAGCCCGGGAACTCAAAGTTCCTCTCCTGGCTAAAATCCCCATTGACCCCCAAATAGCCAGGCTTTGCGATGAAGGGAGATTGGAAGAATACCATCTGGATGAGTTTGAAGCGCTGGCAGCCAGAATCCAGGACCTTGTGCCGGAGGTGATTCCTCGCTTCTTCGTCTCCATTGCGGATTTCTCCGAAGGGGATTAG
- a CDS encoding TetR/AcrR family transcriptional regulator, which produces MTISHSQWRGEGMSTSERRAREKEQRKQDILEAARKVFSSKGIGEATVEDVAAAAELSKGTIYLYFSSKEEILAHLLLEGFDILLEKLAEAYVPQQNLSPTERLYRLTGAYLQFFKENPFYFRLMVAFDRGRLHEKIPSELGEEIKTKNQEALQWVAKAIKEGIQRELFRPCDPWLTAAVLWASIHGVIVLMSIPFRRELLGFSLEKMAEAALALLLKGLENPDKKEET; this is translated from the coding sequence ATGACCATAAGTCATTCCCAATGGCGGGGCGAGGGGATGAGCACAAGCGAGCGGCGGGCAAGGGAAAAAGAGCAAAGAAAACAGGATATTTTGGAAGCAGCACGCAAAGTTTTTTCCTCCAAGGGTATAGGTGAGGCTACCGTTGAAGATGTAGCAGCCGCCGCTGAATTGAGTAAAGGCACTATTTACCTTTATTTTTCCAGCAAGGAAGAGATCCTCGCCCATCTTCTCCTGGAAGGGTTTGATATCCTTTTAGAAAAGCTCGCTGAAGCTTACGTCCCACAGCAGAACCTCTCTCCAACCGAGAGGCTCTATCGTCTAACAGGTGCTTACCTTCAGTTTTTCAAAGAAAACCCCTTCTATTTCCGCCTCATGGTGGCCTTTGACCGAGGCCGCCTCCACGAGAAAATACCTTCGGAGCTCGGCGAGGAAATAAAAACCAAAAACCAGGAAGCCCTTCAGTGGGTGGCAAAAGCCATTAAGGAAGGGATCCAGAGAGAACTTTTTCGCCCCTGCGACCCATGGCTCACTGCCGCAGTTCTGTGGGCTTCAATCCACGGAGTTATTGTCCTCATGTCCATACCCTTCAGGCGTGAGCTTTTGGGCTTTTCTCTGGAGAAAATGGCCGAAGCTGCTTTAGCTCTCCTTTTAAAAGGCCTTGAAAACCCTGATAAAAAGGAGGAGACATGA
- a CDS encoding tetratricopeptide repeat protein, giving the protein MYIRPYRKRRSSKWPIFILILSVVAILYFLNKKPAISLIPVFGPTPTPTPSAQQFLQEGERALGEGRLKDALSSYSKALSLEPDNFQALLRRSRLLIFLGRPGEALEDAQKAVALKPNSPEALANLCLALNWAGEYDEAFEACIKGLSLAPEDPILRAYLAETYIDKSNWDKANEEIKEALALAPKDPEVLRVYGYILEKQGKYRQALEAYLKAQEFNPRLYFLYIRAGNLYILLKNDKEALAQFNKAVEVAPDLPMPYDALGWGYYQLGDLDRAEVELKKAIEIDPNYGPAYGHLGVVYYVRRKYEDAIPNFEKAIELGVKSLEYYYELGLSYVFLGLCDKAIPWLEKALEIDPYSEPALWGLSKCQASGKK; this is encoded by the coding sequence ATGTACATCCGGCCTTACAGGAAGCGTCGTTCCTCAAAGTGGCCCATATTTATCCTGATTCTGTCGGTTGTCGCTATCCTGTATTTTCTGAACAAAAAGCCAGCCATTTCCCTCATCCCGGTATTCGGCCCTACTCCGACCCCCACTCCGTCAGCCCAGCAATTCCTGCAGGAAGGGGAAAGGGCTCTGGGAGAAGGACGCCTCAAAGATGCGTTATCTTCCTACTCAAAGGCTTTGAGCCTGGAGCCTGACAATTTCCAGGCCCTTCTGCGACGTTCTCGCCTCCTCATCTTCCTGGGCCGCCCCGGAGAAGCTCTGGAAGATGCTCAGAAAGCCGTTGCCCTCAAGCCCAATTCCCCCGAAGCTCTGGCAAATCTGTGCCTGGCTTTGAATTGGGCCGGGGAATACGATGAGGCCTTTGAAGCGTGTATTAAAGGCTTAAGCCTCGCTCCCGAAGACCCAATCTTGAGGGCTTACCTGGCGGAAACCTACATAGATAAATCCAACTGGGATAAGGCCAATGAGGAAATAAAAGAAGCTCTCGCCCTTGCCCCGAAGGATCCCGAGGTTTTAAGGGTTTACGGATACATCCTGGAAAAGCAGGGTAAATATCGCCAGGCCCTTGAAGCTTACCTTAAAGCTCAGGAATTTAACCCCCGTCTTTATTTTCTCTACATCCGGGCAGGCAATCTTTACATACTCCTGAAAAACGACAAGGAAGCCCTGGCCCAATTCAATAAAGCCGTAGAAGTGGCTCCCGACCTCCCAATGCCCTATGACGCTCTGGGGTGGGGGTATTACCAGCTGGGAGATCTGGACAGAGCTGAAGTGGAGCTTAAGAAGGCCATAGAAATAGACCCGAACTATGGGCCAGCTTATGGCCATTTGGGAGTTGTCTACTACGTTCGGCGCAAGTATGAGGATGCAATCCCTAACTTTGAAAAGGCTATAGAGCTGGGGGTTAAATCCCTGGAGTATTATTATGAACTGGGCCTTTCTTACGTTTTCCTCGGCCTGTGCGATAAGGCAATCCCCTGGCTGGAAAAAGCTCTGGAAATAGATCCGTATTCGGAACCAGCCCTCTGGGGGCTATCTAAGTGCCAGGCTTCAGGGAAAAAATGA
- the thrB gene encoding homoserine kinase yields MKVRVRVPATTANLGPGFDVMGLALDLWNETIWTPTSDGQIHVTISGEGEETLPTDATNLIVAAALSLYDRAGVPCGGFKVHCINRIPLGSGLGSSSAALLSGLLGANALLGEPFSREEILRIAIETEGHPDNVAPAMLGGLVVSILHNERVVSIKLPARAQRAPIRATVVLPDLDFPTEYARSILPRTVTRQDAIYNISRSILVVEALRTGDLEMLGKAMDDRLHQPYRLPLIPGALAAMEAARRAGAAAVALSGAGPSLIAFSARWIPEIGEAMRQEFERAGLRARVFHLRVTEKGAQVIRRD; encoded by the coding sequence ATGAAAGTGCGAGTCCGTGTTCCAGCGACGACAGCGAACCTGGGCCCTGGCTTTGATGTCATGGGCCTGGCCCTGGATTTATGGAATGAGACCATCTGGACCCCCACCTCTGATGGTCAAATCCATGTAACCATCAGCGGCGAAGGGGAGGAAACCCTTCCCACTGACGCGACCAATCTCATCGTTGCCGCAGCGCTTTCTCTATATGACCGTGCTGGCGTGCCATGTGGAGGGTTCAAAGTCCACTGCATCAACCGAATTCCCCTGGGTTCCGGGCTGGGATCCAGTTCAGCTGCCCTGCTGAGTGGCTTGCTGGGCGCCAACGCCCTTCTGGGTGAACCCTTTTCCAGGGAGGAAATTCTGAGAATCGCCATCGAGACAGAGGGCCATCCCGACAATGTCGCTCCGGCAATGCTGGGCGGGCTGGTGGTCTCTATTTTGCACAACGAGCGTGTTGTCTCTATAAAACTTCCCGCTCGTGCCCAGCGCGCGCCTATCCGGGCCACTGTCGTCTTGCCCGACCTGGATTTCCCGACTGAATACGCCCGCTCCATCCTCCCTCGGACGGTAACCCGTCAGGATGCTATATACAACATCAGCCGGTCTATTCTGGTTGTAGAGGCTTTGCGGACGGGGGACCTGGAGATGTTGGGCAAAGCGATGGACGACCGACTTCATCAGCCATATCGGCTTCCTCTCATCCCTGGTGCTCTCGCCGCTATGGAAGCTGCCCGGCGAGCCGGTGCTGCTGCTGTCGCTCTTTCTGGGGCCGGGCCCAGCCTCATCGCTTTCTCTGCCAGATGGATCCCGGAAATCGGAGAAGCGATGCGGCAGGAGTTCGAGCGGGCGGGCCTCCGGGCCAGAGTCTTCCACCTGCGTGTTACAGAGAAAGGCGCGCAGGTTATTCGGCGAGATTAA
- a CDS encoding AAA family ATPase encodes MERAEEITELKVRPIEIRDDLDALLAVLPPHIEEALRRINRGHELLEVVMDLGRPPEARFVNDEVILSEKEITQEDIDYVVSRISEFGEDNRAGIERTLHRISAIRNRKGRIVGLTCRVGRAVYGTVDIIRDIVESGKSILLLGRPGVGKTTMLREVARILAEKKRVVIVDTSNEIGGDGDIPHPAIGRARRMQVPTPSLQHEVMIEAVENHMPEVIIIDEIGRELEAQAARTIAERGVQLVATAHGETLDNLMMNPTLADLVGGIESVTLSDEEAKRRGTQKTVLERRAPPTFDVVIEIKDWNRLAIHHDVASAVDAILRGNPIPAEIRYRTEDGRVFRERATIPPPPIERAPFLPRMQSVREMPQIKGYLYGIGENKVRQAARKLQVPFTVVKDLNQSDVFLTLKSFYRKRPQPVVEAERKGIPVYVLRSNTVAQIEECLADIFELGQGGSDPLALAIREAEEAIKKVLSGVPMVELSPQSAPIRRQQHLLAAQANLSSYSVGKEPYRRVRIYREQ; translated from the coding sequence ATGGAGCGCGCTGAAGAAATTACCGAACTCAAAGTAAGACCTATTGAAATAAGGGACGACCTGGACGCTTTACTAGCAGTCCTTCCGCCCCATATTGAAGAAGCCCTGAGGCGTATAAACCGGGGGCATGAGCTTCTGGAAGTGGTGATGGACCTGGGAAGGCCCCCGGAGGCCCGCTTCGTAAACGATGAGGTTATCCTGAGCGAGAAAGAGATCACTCAAGAAGATATTGATTACGTGGTTTCCAGGATAAGCGAGTTTGGCGAGGATAACAGGGCGGGCATAGAGCGGACTCTCCACCGCATCTCGGCCATAAGGAATAGGAAGGGGCGAATTGTAGGGCTTACGTGCCGGGTGGGAAGGGCTGTCTACGGCACTGTTGACATCATCCGGGATATTGTGGAATCAGGAAAAAGCATACTTCTTCTGGGGAGGCCCGGGGTGGGCAAAACCACCATGCTCCGGGAAGTGGCCCGCATCCTGGCCGAGAAGAAGAGAGTGGTCATTGTGGATACTTCCAATGAAATAGGGGGAGATGGAGATATACCCCACCCGGCTATTGGTAGAGCTCGTCGGATGCAGGTTCCTACGCCTTCTCTCCAGCACGAGGTGATGATTGAAGCAGTGGAAAACCACATGCCGGAAGTCATCATTATTGACGAGATCGGCAGAGAGCTGGAGGCCCAGGCAGCCCGCACCATAGCCGAAAGAGGGGTCCAGCTTGTGGCCACTGCCCACGGTGAGACCCTGGATAACCTAATGATGAACCCAACTCTGGCTGATCTCGTGGGCGGTATAGAAAGCGTGACCCTCTCTGATGAGGAAGCCAAGAGGAGGGGCACTCAGAAAACGGTGCTGGAGCGCAGGGCTCCCCCAACTTTCGATGTGGTGATTGAAATAAAGGATTGGAATCGCCTGGCCATCCACCACGATGTGGCCTCAGCAGTAGATGCGATACTGAGGGGTAACCCTATCCCCGCCGAAATCCGCTACCGAACGGAAGATGGTAGAGTGTTCCGGGAGAGGGCTACCATTCCTCCTCCGCCCATAGAAAGGGCTCCATTCTTGCCCAGGATGCAATCCGTCAGGGAAATGCCTCAGATAAAGGGCTACCTTTACGGGATAGGGGAAAATAAGGTGAGGCAAGCTGCTCGCAAACTCCAGGTTCCTTTCACTGTAGTAAAAGACTTGAACCAAAGTGATGTCTTTCTCACTCTAAAAAGCTTTTACCGGAAACGCCCACAGCCTGTAGTGGAAGCCGAAAGGAAAGGGATACCAGTTTACGTGCTCCGTTCCAACACTGTAGCTCAGATAGAAGAATGCCTGGCCGATATTTTCGAGCTGGGGCAAGGGGGCTCTGACCCTCTCGCCTTGGCCATAAGGGAGGCGGAGGAAGCGATAAAAAAAGTGCTTAGCGGAGTTCCAATGGTGGAACTCAGCCCCCAGAGTGCTCCTATTCGCCGCCAGCAACACCTCCTGGCGGCGCAAGCTAACCTCTCCTCTTACAGCGTAGGCAAAGAACCTTACCGCCGGGTAAGGATTTACCGAGAACAATAA
- a CDS encoding YtxH domain-containing protein produces the protein MFRRTGNFFLGFFLGLVTGALVALLFAPRRGEETRALLREKGIELKERALEKAEELQEKGKKILEEGKEVAAQRREELLKKLGA, from the coding sequence ATGTTTAGAAGAACAGGGAATTTCTTCCTTGGATTCTTTCTGGGCCTGGTGACGGGCGCTCTGGTGGCCCTACTCTTCGCCCCCAGAAGAGGTGAGGAAACCAGAGCCCTGCTCCGGGAAAAGGGAATTGAACTCAAGGAGCGAGCCCTGGAGAAAGCTGAAGAACTTCAGGAAAAAGGCAAGAAAATCCTGGAAGAAGGCAAAGAAGTGGCCGCTCAAAGGCGCGAAGAACTCCTGAAGAAGTTAGGGGCTTAA
- a CDS encoding DUF4910 domain-containing protein, with product MKLLTRIGDKFSGFLTLKLLEKISSFHRIQASPGFREAAYFCWEKLKEAGIEARILSFPAREGIYFWTQPSFQEWAVKEAWCYLEEPPEEACKLADFAENPISLIQRSAPFDGKAEVVLLENWENPEDYQGLDLKDKIVLTSGEVGRVREMAVEKFGAIGILFDGMRSIPPVRERVDLPDARQYTSFWWESGGKKCFGFVLTPRQGEKLRSLLKQGKKVKVRAKVESIFYDGSFEVVEASIPGLTDEWVLVVAHLCHPSPSANDNASGAAVALESAMVLSRLIREGSLPTPKRGILFLLVPEITGIYAYLSSHEDLIPRVVAGLNLDMVGQNQELCRSNLLIEYPPASSPTLVPYVLAWLMEEFGPEARAFSDIGKFFLFRWSTSPFSGGSDHYVLSDPTVGIPTPMIIQWPDRFYHTDYDTPDKADPKMLWRIGTLVSTCVYLLVGASEKEILSIGYKTLARLERELSDYATEDAVKMARAENPHDLAITFAKALERLDFRKEVGQKTLAHMVRFWPEEENFVRKLQEKLDLYSQSVKSALEELALDKARRLGLKAIPEAPASEPDEALLFVPVRLHKGPPADGEIKRRIKNLTEEEAERWYKLNKDLGNKQHLLPVLALYWADGRRSVREIAKLIELETGISVREFLMEFFRFLEKTGFVELRRCTSGLTGSVVPQSGPYLS from the coding sequence TTGAAACTTCTTACCCGGATAGGGGACAAATTTTCAGGGTTTCTCACCCTCAAACTCCTGGAGAAAATCAGCTCCTTTCACCGCATACAAGCCAGCCCAGGCTTCCGGGAAGCAGCTTATTTTTGTTGGGAAAAGCTAAAAGAAGCTGGAATAGAAGCTAGAATTTTATCCTTCCCGGCCAGAGAAGGAATCTATTTCTGGACTCAACCCTCATTCCAGGAGTGGGCAGTAAAAGAAGCATGGTGCTACCTGGAAGAACCCCCCGAAGAAGCCTGCAAACTTGCCGATTTCGCGGAAAATCCTATATCTCTGATCCAGCGCAGTGCTCCCTTTGATGGAAAAGCAGAGGTAGTCCTTCTGGAAAATTGGGAAAATCCAGAAGATTACCAAGGGCTTGATTTGAAAGATAAAATAGTGCTTACAAGCGGGGAAGTCGGCCGGGTCCGTGAAATGGCTGTGGAAAAATTCGGAGCCATTGGCATCCTCTTTGATGGGATGAGATCCATACCTCCTGTGCGAGAAAGAGTGGATTTGCCTGATGCCAGACAGTATACCTCTTTCTGGTGGGAGTCTGGAGGTAAAAAATGTTTCGGTTTCGTCCTCACCCCACGGCAAGGGGAAAAGCTGAGGAGCCTTTTAAAACAGGGAAAAAAGGTTAAAGTCAGGGCAAAAGTTGAATCAATTTTTTACGATGGCTCCTTTGAAGTAGTGGAAGCTTCCATCCCCGGCCTCACTGATGAATGGGTGCTTGTGGTAGCCCACCTCTGCCACCCTTCACCTTCGGCTAACGATAACGCCTCAGGAGCAGCCGTGGCCCTGGAATCAGCTATGGTCCTTTCCCGGCTTATCCGGGAAGGCTCCCTTCCCACCCCGAAGCGCGGTATCCTCTTCCTCCTGGTCCCTGAAATAACCGGCATATATGCTTACCTTTCATCCCACGAAGATTTAATCCCCAGAGTGGTGGCCGGGCTTAACCTTGACATGGTGGGCCAGAACCAGGAACTTTGCAGAAGCAATCTCCTTATAGAATATCCACCTGCTTCTTCCCCAACCCTCGTTCCCTATGTCCTGGCCTGGCTTATGGAAGAATTTGGCCCTGAAGCCCGCGCTTTTTCTGATATCGGCAAGTTTTTCCTCTTCCGCTGGAGCACTTCCCCCTTCTCCGGAGGAAGTGATCATTACGTCCTTTCCGACCCCACCGTTGGCATCCCCACCCCTATGATAATCCAGTGGCCTGACCGCTTTTACCACACCGATTACGATACGCCCGATAAGGCCGACCCCAAAATGCTATGGAGGATCGGGACTCTCGTCTCCACCTGCGTTTACCTGCTGGTAGGCGCTTCCGAGAAGGAAATCCTTTCCATAGGCTATAAAACTCTGGCCCGATTGGAAAGAGAGCTCTCGGATTACGCAACTGAAGACGCTGTCAAAATGGCGAGAGCTGAAAACCCTCACGATCTCGCTATAACTTTTGCAAAAGCTCTGGAGCGGCTTGATTTCCGGAAAGAGGTAGGACAGAAGACCCTCGCCCACATGGTTCGCTTCTGGCCTGAAGAGGAAAATTTCGTGAGAAAACTTCAGGAAAAGCTGGACCTTTACTCTCAGTCGGTAAAGAGCGCCCTTGAAGAATTAGCTTTGGACAAAGCCAGGCGCCTTGGGCTAAAGGCAATCCCTGAAGCCCCTGCTTCGGAACCAGACGAAGCCCTTCTCTTTGTTCCGGTTCGCCTCCACAAAGGTCCCCCAGCGGACGGGGAAATAAAAAGGCGCATTAAAAATCTAACCGAAGAGGAAGCAGAGCGGTGGTATAAACTCAACAAAGACCTGGGTAACAAACAGCACCTCCTGCCCGTTTTAGCCCTCTATTGGGCCGATGGCCGCCGCTCAGTGAGGGAGATCGCAAAGCTCATAGAGCTGGAGACAGGCATATCGGTCCGGGAATTCCTGATGGAATTTTTCCGTTTCCTGGAAAAAACAGGGTTTGTGGAGCTCAGGCGATGTACATCCGGCCTTACAGGAAGCGTCGTTCCTCAAAGTGGCCCATATTTATCCTGA